The Catenulispora sp. EB89 genome includes a region encoding these proteins:
- the groL gene encoding chaperonin GroEL (60 kDa chaperone family; promotes refolding of misfolded polypeptides especially under stressful conditions; forms two stacked rings of heptamers to form a barrel-shaped 14mer; ends can be capped by GroES; misfolded proteins enter the barrel where they are refolded when GroES binds), with product MSKIIAFDEEARRGLERGMNQLADAVKVTLGPRGRNVVLEKKWGAPTITNDGVSIAKEIELEDPYEKIGAELVKEVAKKTDDVAGDGTTTATVLAQALVREGLRNVAAGANPMALKRGIEAAVEAVSAELSSMAKDVETREQIAATASISAADTAIGDMIAEAMDKAGKEGVITVEESNTFGLELELTEGMRFDKGYISPYFATDLERMETSFDDPYLLIANSKIGNVKDVLPILEKVMQSGKPLVIIAEDVEGEALATLVVNKIRGTFKSVAVKAPGFGDRRKAMLGDIAILTGGQVVSEEVGLKLDSVGLEMLGKARKVVVTKDETTIVDGDGDSDSIEGRKNQIRAEIEKSDSDYDREKLQERLAKLAGGVAVIKAGAATEVELKERKHRIEDAVRNAKAAVEEGIVAGGGVALIQAGKQAFEKIDLAGDEATGANIVRLALEAPLKQISVNAGLEGGVVVEKVRNLETGFGLNAATGEYVDMIKAGILDPAKVTRSALQNAASIAALFLTTEAVIADKPEKAAAAAGGGMPGGDMDF from the coding sequence ATGTCGAAGATCATCGCGTTCGACGAGGAAGCCCGGCGCGGCCTCGAGCGCGGCATGAACCAGCTCGCGGACGCGGTCAAGGTGACCCTCGGCCCGCGCGGGCGCAACGTCGTGCTGGAGAAGAAGTGGGGCGCCCCCACGATCACCAACGACGGTGTCTCGATCGCCAAGGAGATCGAGCTCGAGGACCCGTACGAGAAGATCGGGGCCGAGCTCGTCAAGGAAGTCGCCAAGAAGACCGACGACGTCGCGGGCGACGGCACCACCACCGCCACCGTGCTGGCCCAGGCGCTGGTCCGCGAGGGCCTGCGCAACGTGGCCGCCGGGGCGAACCCGATGGCGCTCAAGCGCGGCATCGAGGCGGCCGTGGAGGCCGTGTCCGCCGAGCTGTCCAGCATGGCCAAGGACGTCGAGACCCGCGAGCAGATCGCCGCGACCGCCTCGATCTCCGCCGCTGACACCGCGATCGGCGACATGATCGCCGAGGCGATGGACAAGGCCGGCAAGGAAGGCGTCATCACCGTCGAGGAGAGCAACACCTTCGGTCTGGAGCTGGAGCTCACCGAGGGCATGCGCTTCGACAAGGGCTACATCTCGCCCTACTTCGCCACCGACCTGGAGCGCATGGAGACGTCCTTCGACGACCCGTACCTCCTGATCGCGAACTCCAAGATCGGCAACGTCAAGGACGTGCTGCCGATCCTGGAGAAGGTGATGCAGAGCGGCAAGCCGCTGGTCATCATCGCCGAGGACGTCGAGGGCGAGGCGCTGGCCACCCTGGTCGTGAACAAGATCCGCGGCACCTTCAAGTCGGTCGCGGTCAAGGCCCCCGGCTTCGGCGACCGCCGCAAGGCGATGCTCGGCGACATCGCGATCCTGACCGGCGGCCAGGTCGTCTCCGAGGAGGTCGGCCTGAAGCTGGACTCCGTCGGCCTGGAGATGCTGGGCAAGGCCCGCAAGGTCGTGGTGACCAAGGACGAGACCACGATCGTGGACGGCGACGGCGACAGCGACTCCATCGAGGGCCGCAAGAACCAGATCCGCGCCGAGATCGAGAAGTCGGACTCCGACTACGACCGCGAGAAGCTGCAGGAGCGCCTGGCCAAGCTGGCCGGCGGCGTCGCGGTGATCAAGGCCGGGGCGGCGACCGAGGTCGAGCTCAAGGAGCGCAAGCACCGCATCGAGGACGCGGTGCGCAACGCCAAGGCGGCCGTCGAGGAGGGCATCGTCGCCGGCGGCGGCGTGGCCCTGATCCAGGCCGGCAAGCAGGCGTTCGAGAAGATCGACCTGGCCGGCGACGAGGCCACCGGCGCGAACATCGTGCGCCTGGCCCTGGAGGCCCCGCTGAAGCAGATCTCGGTCAACGCCGGCCTCGAGGGCGGCGTCGTGGTCGAGAAGGTCCGCAACCTGGAGACCGGCTTCGGCCTGAACGCCGCCACCGGCGAGTACGTCGACATGATCAAGGCCGGCATCCTGGACCCGGCCAAGGTCACCCGCTCGGCGCTGCAGAACGCGGCCTCCATCGCCGCCCTGTTCCTGACCACCGAGGCGGTCATCGCCGACAAGCCGGAGAAGGCGGCGGCCGCGGCCGGCGGCGGCATGCCCGGCGGCGACATGGACTTCTGA
- a CDS encoding cold-shock protein — MAQGTVKWFNAEKGYGFIAVDGGSDVFVHYSAIQMDGYRSLEENQRVEFEISQGQKGPQADMVRVIV; from the coding sequence ATGGCTCAGGGCACCGTCAAGTGGTTCAACGCGGAGAAGGGCTACGGGTTCATCGCGGTCGACGGCGGGTCGGACGTCTTCGTCCACTACAGCGCGATCCAGATGGACGGCTACCGCAGCCTGGAAGAGAACCAGCGCGTCGAGTTCGAGATCTCGCAGGGGCAGAAGGGCCCGCAGGCCGACATGGTCCGGGTCATCGTCTAG
- a CDS encoding ubiquitin-like small modifier protein 1: protein MSITVRIPTILRTYTDGKAEVSVPGGTLAEVIDQLEADHTGIRARVLDDDGKLRRFVNVYVNDDDVRFAEGLGTAVPEGGNVSIIPAVAGG, encoded by the coding sequence ATGAGCATCACCGTACGGATTCCCACCATCCTGCGTACTTACACCGACGGCAAGGCCGAGGTGTCGGTGCCGGGCGGTACTCTGGCGGAGGTGATCGACCAGCTGGAGGCCGACCACACCGGGATCCGCGCGCGGGTCCTGGACGACGACGGCAAGCTGCGGCGTTTCGTGAACGTCTACGTGAACGACGACGACGTGCGCTTCGCCGAAGGACTGGGGACGGCGGTGCCGGAGGGCGGCAACGTCTCCATCATCCCGGCCGTCGCAGGGGGCTGA
- the thrC gene encoding threonine synthase, translated as MSATLSTAPSTTAPFGPAAHLSCRECGHTTELGPKFACEECFGPLEISYDFGTVTREQIEAGPASIWRYAPLLPVPADVATRPTTNPGWTRLVRAHHLGRELGLTNLHVKDDSGNPTHSFKDRVVAIAVQAAHAFGYTTLSCSSTGNLAGAVGAAAARAGLDSCVFIPSDLEKEKIVVASVYGGRLIAIDGTYDEVNRFCSELIGDELGEKWGFVNVNLRPYYAEGSKTLAYEIAEQLGWRLPEQIVIPVASGSQLTKIDKGFRELVKLGLVEDTPYKVIGAQGSGCSPVSQAYKDGIDVIRPVKQPDTIAKSLAIGNPADGPYVLDIARRTGGTVEDVTDEEIRAGVKLLARTEGIFAETAGGVTVGVLKKLADAGRLDPDALTVVINSGDGLKTLDAVSDCGPTAVIKPSLDAFRATL; from the coding sequence ATGTCCGCAACCCTGTCGACGGCACCCTCCACGACCGCCCCCTTCGGCCCCGCGGCGCATCTGTCCTGTCGTGAGTGTGGTCACACCACGGAGCTCGGCCCGAAGTTCGCCTGTGAAGAGTGTTTCGGCCCCCTGGAGATCTCCTACGACTTCGGCACCGTCACCCGCGAGCAGATCGAGGCCGGCCCGGCGTCGATCTGGCGCTACGCCCCGCTGCTGCCGGTCCCGGCCGATGTCGCCACCCGCCCCACCACGAACCCCGGCTGGACCCGCCTGGTCCGCGCGCACCACCTCGGCCGCGAACTCGGCCTGACGAACCTCCACGTCAAGGACGACTCCGGCAACCCGACGCACTCCTTCAAGGACCGCGTCGTCGCGATCGCCGTGCAGGCCGCCCACGCCTTCGGCTACACCACTCTCTCCTGCTCCTCCACCGGCAACCTGGCCGGCGCGGTCGGGGCCGCCGCGGCGCGGGCCGGGCTGGACTCCTGCGTGTTCATCCCGTCGGACCTGGAGAAGGAGAAGATCGTCGTCGCCTCCGTCTACGGCGGCCGACTGATCGCCATCGACGGCACCTACGACGAGGTCAACCGTTTCTGCAGCGAGCTGATCGGCGACGAGCTCGGCGAGAAGTGGGGCTTCGTCAACGTGAACCTGCGGCCGTACTACGCCGAGGGCTCCAAGACGCTGGCGTACGAGATCGCCGAGCAGCTCGGCTGGCGGCTGCCGGAGCAGATCGTGATTCCGGTGGCCTCGGGATCGCAGCTCACGAAGATCGACAAGGGCTTCCGGGAGCTGGTGAAGCTCGGCCTGGTCGAGGACACCCCGTACAAGGTGATCGGCGCCCAGGGCTCCGGCTGCTCCCCGGTGTCGCAGGCCTACAAGGACGGCATCGACGTCATCCGCCCGGTGAAGCAGCCCGACACCATCGCCAAGTCGCTGGCGATCGGCAACCCCGCCGACGGCCCCTACGTGCTGGACATCGCCCGGCGCACCGGCGGCACGGTCGAGGACGTGACCGACGAGGAGATCCGCGCGGGTGTGAAGCTGCTGGCGCGCACCGAGGGCATCTTCGCCGAGACCGCGGGCGGGGTGACGGTGGGGGTGCTGAAGAAGCTCGCCGACGCCGGCCGGCTGGACCCGGACGCGCTGACCGTGGTCATCAACTCCGGCGACGGGCTCAAGACCCTCGACGCGGTCTCGGACTGCGGGCCCACGGCGGTCATCAAGCCGTCCCTGGACGCCTTCCGCGCGACGCTCTGA
- a CDS encoding glucosyl-3-phosphoglycerate synthase: MLEEVERWLDARSSKASDWPLERLLAAKAATGARISVVLPALDEEETVGAIVTAIREDLVEAAPLVDELLVVDSGSADRTAENAAAAGAKVLHRDEILPGIPSVRGKGEVLWRSLAATTGDLVCFIDADLREFSSTVVTGVLGPLLCSPDNDAIHLVKAMYDRPLVAGSAVLPAGGGRVTELVARPILNLHWPLLAGFVQPLGGEYAARRTLLERLPFPTGYGVETAMLIDTLALVGLDGMAQVDVGVRLHHHQDDAGLGRMASEIMQVAWERLRREGRIVPGGDGARPHTLMTQFHREAEGFAPRSTDVTVVERPPMRTLTRGEGAGEVVGEAVGETEQ, encoded by the coding sequence GTGCTGGAAGAGGTGGAGCGGTGGCTTGACGCGCGCTCCTCGAAGGCCTCGGACTGGCCTCTGGAACGGCTGCTCGCCGCGAAGGCCGCCACCGGGGCCCGGATCAGCGTGGTACTGCCCGCGCTGGACGAGGAGGAGACCGTCGGCGCGATCGTCACCGCCATCCGCGAGGACCTGGTGGAGGCCGCGCCGCTGGTGGACGAGCTGCTGGTGGTGGACTCCGGCTCGGCCGACCGCACCGCGGAGAACGCCGCGGCGGCCGGGGCGAAGGTCCTGCACCGCGACGAGATCCTTCCCGGCATCCCGTCGGTGCGCGGCAAGGGCGAGGTGCTGTGGCGGTCGCTGGCCGCGACCACCGGCGACCTGGTCTGCTTCATAGACGCCGACCTCAGGGAGTTCTCCTCCACGGTGGTCACCGGCGTGCTCGGGCCGCTGCTCTGCTCCCCCGACAACGACGCCATCCACCTGGTCAAGGCCATGTACGACCGGCCGCTCGTGGCCGGCTCCGCGGTGCTGCCGGCCGGCGGCGGCCGGGTCACGGAGCTGGTGGCGCGGCCGATCCTGAACCTGCACTGGCCGCTGCTGGCCGGCTTCGTGCAGCCGCTGGGCGGGGAGTACGCGGCGCGCCGGACGCTGCTGGAGCGGCTGCCGTTCCCGACCGGCTACGGCGTCGAGACCGCGATGCTGATCGACACCCTGGCGCTGGTCGGGCTGGACGGCATGGCGCAGGTGGACGTCGGCGTGCGGCTGCACCACCACCAGGACGACGCCGGGCTGGGCCGGATGGCCAGCGAGATCATGCAGGTGGCGTGGGAGCGGCTGCGGCGCGAGGGGCGGATCGTGCCCGGCGGCGACGGCGCCCGACCGCACACGCTGATGACGCAGTTCCACCGCGAGGCCGAGGGGTTCGCGCCGCGGTCGACGGATGTGACGGTGGTCGAGCGGCCGCCGATGCGGACCCTTACCCGGGGCGAGGGCGCCGGGGAAGTGGTCGGGGAAGCGGTCGGGGAAACAGAGCAGTAG
- a CDS encoding helix-turn-helix domain-containing protein → MGSKNTTSDLAGALDSARTAIRDANAEVAGALREVHEEVSAAREQVALIQEVVRTVTDVDTIKALADTTRLSLLRALSRDRVPKSAKELAEDLGQPQTKLYRHLKVLLEAGLIEAAETRVVSGIVETKYRSAQGSLTIDPTAHPVETREAMDRIIDENLADYRKRFLRHLDDLGIPSDPEEAKNSGMLMFLSSTLPADVAADFQKRLEALVKEFDSLPRDPDGVRIEGLVSWFRPRIPETPDGSAAANP, encoded by the coding sequence ATGGGCAGCAAGAACACGACCTCCGACCTGGCCGGGGCGCTGGACTCGGCGCGCACCGCGATCCGGGATGCCAACGCCGAGGTGGCCGGTGCGCTTCGTGAGGTGCATGAAGAGGTCTCCGCCGCGCGGGAACAGGTGGCGCTGATCCAGGAGGTGGTGCGCACCGTCACCGACGTCGACACCATCAAGGCGCTCGCCGACACCACGCGGCTGTCACTGCTGCGGGCGCTGTCCCGCGACCGGGTGCCGAAGTCGGCCAAGGAGCTGGCCGAGGACCTCGGCCAGCCGCAGACCAAGCTCTACCGGCACCTGAAGGTGCTGCTGGAAGCCGGCTTGATCGAGGCCGCGGAGACCCGGGTGGTGTCCGGCATCGTCGAGACCAAGTACCGGTCGGCGCAGGGTTCGCTGACGATCGACCCCACCGCGCACCCGGTCGAGACCCGCGAGGCCATGGACCGGATCATCGACGAGAACCTGGCCGACTACCGCAAGCGCTTCCTGCGGCACCTGGACGATCTGGGGATCCCTTCTGATCCGGAGGAGGCGAAGAACAGCGGCATGCTCATGTTCCTGTCCTCCACCCTGCCCGCCGATGTCGCCGCGGACTTCCAGAAGCGGTTGGAGGCGCTGGTCAAGGAGTTCGACAGCCTTCCGCGCGACCCCGACGGCGTCCGGATCGAGGGCCTGGTCTCCTGGTTCAGACCTCGGATACCGGAGACTCCGGACGGCTCGGCGGCCGCGAACCCCTAG
- a CDS encoding MFS transporter, which yields MTATALEPTGDAAMDVEGMPEDGAWAGRRAATASAEAAGSAEERAAEIAPEIAAEAAPELIPLRRNRNFNLLWGGAVSALLGLSTADIAYPLVILALTGSPLKAGLFATVQLIASVLATLPVGQLMDRKDRRRLLLLSESVRVAAAGSVAVAYFLGVLTFWHLLLTAAALGAIQPFAGARTLMLRQVVAPEQIPAALTAEQVRQQGCELAGPPLGGALFGISRALPFLFAMIAGLVSLLTVVLLKLPKSVTLAADEAADQAAGQAEDAASTSTDTERGGALLGLKTIMRDPVMRATTLALCLVNTAGYPVFLSLVVRMHQEHAASGTTGLVIGAMALGGLVGTVLVKPLHKVMRPGWLLIVACLVFAVANFGMTFIGAPAADAAFLALSGAVIPSAVVMVNVLILQAVPDEQRGRTAAALDMFLLIGMPAGMLVASAALQWFSPTGTLLGLSLLMTVAVLYSVSQKALRAAQWPDAR from the coding sequence ATGACCGCAACAGCGCTCGAGCCGACGGGGGACGCGGCGATGGACGTGGAGGGCATGCCGGAGGACGGCGCCTGGGCCGGACGGCGGGCGGCGACCGCGAGCGCCGAGGCCGCCGGTTCGGCCGAGGAGCGCGCCGCCGAGATCGCCCCCGAGATCGCCGCCGAGGCCGCCCCCGAGCTCATCCCCCTCCGCCGCAACCGCAACTTCAACCTGCTCTGGGGCGGAGCGGTCTCGGCCCTGCTCGGCCTGAGCACCGCCGACATCGCCTACCCGCTGGTGATCCTGGCGCTGACCGGCTCGCCGTTGAAGGCCGGGCTGTTCGCGACCGTGCAGCTGATCGCGTCGGTGCTGGCGACGCTGCCGGTCGGGCAGTTGATGGACCGGAAGGACCGGCGGCGGCTGCTTCTGCTGTCGGAGTCGGTGCGGGTGGCCGCCGCGGGGTCGGTGGCCGTGGCGTACTTCCTCGGTGTCCTGACGTTCTGGCACCTGCTGCTCACCGCCGCCGCGCTCGGCGCGATCCAGCCGTTCGCCGGGGCGCGGACGCTGATGTTGCGGCAGGTGGTGGCGCCCGAGCAGATTCCGGCCGCGCTCACCGCCGAGCAGGTGCGGCAGCAGGGGTGCGAGCTGGCCGGGCCGCCGCTCGGTGGGGCGTTGTTCGGGATCTCGCGGGCGCTGCCGTTCCTGTTCGCCATGATCGCCGGGTTGGTCTCGCTGCTCACCGTGGTGCTGCTGAAGCTGCCGAAGTCCGTGACGCTGGCCGCCGACGAGGCTGCCGACCAGGCCGCGGGCCAGGCGGAAGACGCAGCGAGTACGAGCACCGACACCGAGCGCGGCGGTGCGCTCCTCGGCCTCAAGACGATCATGCGCGACCCGGTGATGCGTGCCACCACCCTGGCCCTGTGCCTGGTGAACACCGCCGGCTACCCGGTCTTCCTGAGCCTGGTCGTGCGCATGCACCAGGAGCACGCCGCGTCCGGCACCACCGGTCTGGTGATCGGCGCCATGGCGCTCGGCGGGCTGGTCGGCACCGTGCTGGTGAAGCCGCTGCACAAGGTGATGCGGCCGGGCTGGCTGCTGATCGTGGCGTGCCTGGTGTTCGCCGTCGCCAACTTCGGGATGACGTTCATCGGCGCCCCGGCCGCCGACGCCGCGTTCCTCGCGCTCAGCGGCGCCGTGATCCCGTCCGCCGTGGTCATGGTCAACGTGCTGATCCTGCAGGCGGTCCCGGACGAGCAGCGCGGCCGCACCGCCGCCGCGCTGGACATGTTCCTGCTGATCGGGATGCCGGCCGGGATGCTGGTGGCCAGCGCCGCACTGCAGTGGTTCTCACCTACTGGGACGCTGCTGGGCCTGTCTTTGCTGATGACGGTCGCGGTGCTGTACTCCGTGTCCCAGAAGGCGCTGCGGGCCGCGCAGTGGCCGGACGCTCGGTAG
- a CDS encoding DUF3263 domain-containing protein has translation MNSSEPGGGLTDRDRAILAFEKQWWRNAGSKEQAIRERFQISATRYYQLLNALLDDEAALALEPEVVKRLRRLRAARQRARSGRVKRVSDIGADSDGEPRPVSNEGHDRDRAA, from the coding sequence ATGAACAGCAGCGAGCCCGGGGGCGGATTGACAGACCGGGACCGCGCGATCCTGGCGTTCGAGAAGCAGTGGTGGCGCAACGCCGGTAGCAAGGAGCAGGCGATCCGGGAGCGGTTCCAGATCTCTGCTACCCGTTATTACCAGCTGCTCAACGCACTGCTCGACGACGAGGCGGCGCTGGCCCTGGAGCCGGAGGTCGTCAAGCGTCTGCGGCGGTTGCGCGCCGCGCGCCAGCGCGCCAGGTCCGGACGGGTGAAACGGGTCTCCGACATCGGCGCGGACTCGGACGGGGAGCCCCGGCCTGTGTCTAATGAAGGACATGACCGGGACCGAGCCGCCTGA
- the nagA gene encoding N-acetylglucosamine-6-phosphate deacetylase, whose translation MTLLTNARIVLPDGVRADGWLRLDGHRIAEVGPQGSSPRPSDTDPHEASIDLAGRYLLAGYVDMHTHGGGGAAFSSGDIEQAVRAAAFHRAHGTTTTVASTVSTELDDLQRYLSDLAGLVEDGLLAGLHLEGPFISKARCGAHDPALLRAPDPALLRPLLAAGRGTVKMVTLAPELDYGIEATALLANSGVIAAVGHTDGGYGITEEAFSHGARVATHLFNAMPGVHHREPGPVVAAIEDENVIVELVNDGIHVHPAVIGMVFNAVGPHRVALITDAMAAAGQPDGMYRLGALDVEVSEGVARLTGGGSIAGSTLTMDVALRRAVRELGLPIEDASVSASLTPARALSLDHEIGSIEIGKFADLVVLDDELEVCGVMKRGEWAVAPK comes from the coding sequence ATGACACTGCTGACGAACGCCCGGATCGTCCTCCCCGACGGCGTGCGAGCCGACGGCTGGCTGCGCCTGGACGGCCACCGGATCGCCGAGGTGGGCCCGCAGGGCTCCAGCCCGAGACCATCCGACACGGATCCGCACGAGGCCTCCATAGACCTGGCCGGGCGCTACTTGCTGGCCGGCTACGTCGACATGCACACCCACGGCGGCGGGGGCGCCGCCTTCAGCTCCGGCGACATCGAGCAGGCGGTGCGGGCCGCGGCCTTCCACCGCGCGCACGGCACCACCACGACCGTCGCCTCGACGGTCTCCACCGAGCTGGACGACCTGCAGCGCTACCTGTCCGACCTGGCCGGCCTGGTCGAGGACGGCCTGCTGGCCGGGCTGCACCTGGAAGGCCCCTTCATCTCCAAGGCCCGCTGCGGCGCCCACGACCCGGCCCTGCTGCGCGCCCCCGACCCGGCGCTGCTGCGGCCGCTGCTGGCCGCCGGCCGCGGCACGGTGAAGATGGTGACGCTGGCCCCCGAGCTCGACTACGGCATCGAGGCCACCGCGCTGCTGGCCAATTCCGGCGTGATCGCCGCGGTCGGGCACACCGACGGCGGCTACGGCATCACCGAGGAGGCCTTCTCCCACGGCGCCCGGGTCGCCACCCACCTGTTCAACGCGATGCCCGGCGTCCACCACCGCGAGCCGGGCCCGGTGGTGGCCGCGATCGAGGACGAGAACGTGATCGTGGAGCTGGTCAACGACGGCATCCACGTGCACCCCGCGGTGATCGGCATGGTCTTCAACGCCGTCGGCCCGCACCGGGTGGCGCTGATCACCGACGCCATGGCGGCGGCCGGCCAGCCCGACGGCATGTACCGGCTCGGCGCGCTGGACGTCGAGGTCTCCGAGGGCGTGGCCCGGCTGACCGGCGGCGGCTCGATCGCCGGCAGCACCCTGACGATGGACGTCGCGCTCCGGCGCGCGGTGCGCGAGCTGGGCCTGCCGATCGAGGACGCCTCGGTGTCGGCCTCCCTGACCCCCGCGCGCGCCCTGAGCCTGGACCACGAGATCGGCTCGATCGAGATCGGCAAGTTCGCGGACCTGGTCGTGCTCGACGACGAACTGGAAGTGTGCGGCGTCATGAAGCGCGGCGAGTGGGCCGTCGCCCCGAAATGA
- a CDS encoding FtsK/SpoIIIE domain-containing protein has translation MAGSVGTENPIQRLARGFRDHPITEAVGRYSNTTRHASKRAKARAMDIGHPVVVLVRGTKQMAADAKTYWTEAGGHEKHKEWRDLVVFVFAVCAVAVGFQPYGILLLLAVWAAGATYLGRDRPDPGKDPESDAHVARLQSAYNGLVPYLMDTHDPDERFKPGGGYRDGFTEWEFDEGDRLVALKLQYSPFFKDGEHDSRAKVERALEGKIGQANEYLYDWDEEGNKLSVRILPPLPIGIPAQPWKVAEIEYVLGFTDPTSTARLIPVQLTAEPGGEVPVVELAPVVWRHGRFAAEPHLLVAGVLGSGKSNLLRSLAAQALGHGHLVTAIDAEHTGHFDEFSGRDGVLRVESAPAAAMDLLDWVCAESTRRAERLRELGDTEDTLIAELAKPLWLFVDELASLGEAAARAGLADPQDLLADLMRAGRTTGVTVVLSSRAERVSELRATVRNQAHARVGLGQLPPGASTALFGGTLEIGGPAVLPPGRGFARVGGGPVVRVQVPVAADVTAALPVLVGAVVSGGDPMADGFDGFDGADGTDGAGGFGGTGGTGGQGPDAF, from the coding sequence ATGGCGGGATCGGTGGGGACCGAGAACCCCATCCAGCGCCTGGCCCGCGGCTTCCGTGACCACCCGATCACGGAGGCCGTCGGCCGTTACTCGAACACCACCCGGCACGCCTCCAAGCGCGCCAAGGCGCGGGCGATGGACATCGGGCACCCGGTGGTGGTGCTGGTCCGCGGGACCAAGCAGATGGCCGCGGACGCCAAGACGTACTGGACCGAGGCCGGCGGGCACGAGAAGCACAAGGAATGGCGGGACCTGGTGGTCTTCGTCTTCGCCGTGTGCGCGGTGGCCGTGGGCTTCCAGCCGTACGGCATCCTGCTGCTGCTCGCGGTCTGGGCCGCGGGGGCCACCTACCTGGGCCGGGACCGGCCCGACCCCGGCAAGGACCCGGAGAGCGACGCGCACGTCGCGCGGCTCCAGTCGGCGTACAACGGCCTGGTCCCCTACCTGATGGACACCCACGACCCGGACGAGCGGTTCAAGCCCGGCGGCGGCTACCGCGACGGGTTCACCGAGTGGGAGTTCGACGAGGGCGACCGGCTGGTGGCGCTCAAGCTCCAGTACTCCCCGTTCTTCAAGGACGGCGAGCACGACTCCCGAGCCAAGGTCGAGCGGGCCCTGGAGGGCAAGATCGGCCAGGCCAACGAGTACCTGTACGACTGGGACGAGGAGGGCAACAAGCTCTCCGTCCGCATCCTGCCGCCGCTGCCGATCGGGATCCCGGCGCAGCCGTGGAAGGTCGCCGAGATCGAGTACGTGCTCGGCTTCACCGACCCCACCTCGACCGCGCGCCTGATCCCGGTGCAGCTGACCGCCGAGCCCGGCGGCGAGGTGCCGGTGGTGGAGCTGGCGCCGGTGGTCTGGCGGCACGGCCGGTTCGCCGCCGAGCCGCACCTGCTGGTGGCCGGCGTGCTGGGCAGCGGCAAGTCGAACCTGTTGCGCTCGCTGGCCGCGCAGGCCCTGGGCCACGGCCACCTGGTGACCGCGATCGACGCCGAGCACACCGGGCACTTCGACGAGTTCTCCGGGCGCGACGGCGTGCTGCGCGTGGAGTCCGCGCCGGCCGCCGCGATGGACCTGCTCGACTGGGTCTGCGCGGAGTCCACGCGCCGGGCCGAGCGGCTGCGCGAGCTCGGGGACACCGAGGACACGCTGATCGCCGAGCTGGCCAAGCCGCTGTGGCTGTTCGTGGACGAGCTGGCCTCTCTCGGCGAGGCGGCGGCCCGGGCCGGGCTGGCCGACCCGCAGGACCTGCTGGCCGACCTGATGCGGGCCGGCCGCACCACCGGCGTGACCGTGGTGCTCTCCAGCCGGGCCGAGCGGGTCTCCGAGCTGCGGGCCACGGTCCGCAACCAGGCGCACGCCCGGGTCGGGCTCGGACAGCTGCCGCCCGGGGCGTCCACCGCGCTGTTCGGCGGCACGCTGGAGATCGGCGGGCCGGCCGTGCTGCCCCCGGGGCGCGGGTTCGCCCGGGTCGGCGGCGGGCCGGTGGTCCGGGTGCAGGTGCCGGTCGCGGCGGACGTGACGGCCGCGCTGCCGGTGCTGGTCGGTGCGGTCGTGAGCGGCGGGGACCCGATGGCCGACGGGTTCGACGGGTTCGACGGTGCGGACGGAACCGATGGGGCCGGCGGGTTCGGCGGGACCGGCGGGACCGGCGGTCAGGGGCCCGACGCCTTCTGA
- a CDS encoding DUF2630 family protein: MADTTNDAGIGARIKELVAEEHRLRSHPNPTDQDLTALKSAEIELDQCWDLLRQRRAKQETGGNPGDAKARAVGEVEGYLQ, encoded by the coding sequence ATGGCTGACACCACCAACGACGCCGGGATCGGCGCGCGCATCAAGGAACTGGTCGCGGAAGAGCATCGGCTGCGTTCGCACCCCAATCCCACCGACCAGGACCTCACCGCGCTCAAGAGCGCGGAGATCGAGCTGGACCAGTGCTGGGACCTGCTCCGGCAGCGCCGGGCCAAGCAGGAGACCGGCGGGAACCCGGGGGACGCGAAGGCCCGGGCGGTCGGCGAGGTCGAGGGGTACCTCCAGTAG